The stretch of DNA TACCTGCTCGGCCGCCTGAGCGATTTAACAGCACTTCTAGGCCACTGTTTTAACTACCTCTGCTCTAGCTGTTGTAGCTAAAACTGCAAGCAACACTCATCCCTATTTACGGCGCGCCCCCCTGCGGGATGTACTGATTCACCTGGTTTAGTCGCGCGCAGAGCTATGTTTCTTTCTGCTCCCCAGCCACAACAACCCATTTACAATAAACTGGTTCTGTAGTTTGTTCTGGAAGGTGAACGAAAGCTCTTTGTTAGTGCCGTGCTCGTAGTCGATGTCGTTGTGACCCATGTTTACATAGATCATCCGAAAGTTCTTGTTCGTCCAGGCCACTGGGTAATAGCCGCTGTGCCAGATTTCGTGGGGCTTGGGGCCCGTACCAAGCGGAAAGCTTTTTGGGTCAATGGCGAGCAGAATATCAATGGCGGGGTTAGCGCGCAAGTCGTTGCTCCACTTATACCACTCGTTGGGCGCAGAAGTGAAGGTTGAAGGCAGATGCTGGGTAGCAGGATGCCGCCGGTCTTCTACTCGCAACACCGCTGCCGTGGGCCGCCAGGTATTGCCCACGTAAGAGCCGGCCCCAAGAAAGGTATTATGGTACCAGTCCCAGTTCTGCGGATAACCGGACGGCGTAAGGGCAAACCCAGCGAAGTGGAACCCCATCCAGGCACCGCCGTGCTCCATATACTGCTGAAAAGCCCCCCGTTGGGCCGGGTCATCGGGGCGCGTATCCAGAAAAAGCACCACTTGGTAATTGGCTAAAAAAGCCGCATTCAGGTTGTTCCAGTTAGAGGTAGTGTCGTAGGCGAAGTGATGCTGTTTGGCCACCGTTGGAAACCAGGTGTTAGCCTCGTGCACGTAGCTGATGTGCGCTTGGTCATGTTTAGCCGTGTAAAAGGCAATAACCCGGAAGGACGGCTTCTTTTGCGCAAGCCCGCTGATAACGGTACTGAGCAGCAGAAGTATTGCTAGGAGAATTCTACCACAAGGTGCTTTCATAGTGTGTTGAGTTAGAGAGAACCATTCCGGATATCTACAAGCGCTAATTCGCGGCCAAGCTACAGAACCGACTTCTATTCATTCGTTGAGTTGCTACTCAATCACACTTGACAGACAGGCCCACAACGTAATAAGGCGATTTGTGCACTATGGCATCAAATAAACATAGAACTGCAGGCATTGAGCTGATTGGCGGCGGCCTAGATGAAGCGCCCATGGCCTACAAAGACATTCATCAGGTAATGGCCCACCAGCAGGACCTGATAGATGTGCTAGGCTCTTTTACTCCTCGTATTGTACGCATGGATGCAGGTAACAGTGGCAAAAGCAGATACGGTGGAGAATAAGAATTCTAATAAAAGCAACGGAGGCCATGAGTATACTGCTCATGGCCTCCGTTGCTTTTAGGCAAATACAACTATTACAATATCTACACAAAGCTTTCCTTCAACGTCAATTATGATTTATTGACCGAGGAAACGAATGTTTCTGCCTGCAAAGGGCAAACCATGCACCCGAACAACCAACCTGAATATAGACATTTACACAATCATCCTATTTCACGAGTCATAGCTGCGAGGCACAATTCTGTATAAAACCTATACATCTGGCCCTCTATTTTCTACTGTATCCTGATGATGAATTCACTTCTACACACTGGTTTATTTTCTATTTCAGCCCTGCTGACTCGGAAGCATCTTTGGCTGATCTGGTGCCTACTGCTGTGTTTGCCATTCGCCTCAATTGCCCAGAACACGTACCTCTGGCAAGGCACTTCTACAAGTTGGAATGACCCGTTAAACTGGTCTCCGGCTCGCCTTATCCCTGCCACGACCGATGTACTCATTTTTGACGGCGCAGTAACACCCTCCACAACCGTTGCGCTCGACTATAGCACCACCCAAACCGTAGGACAGGTGCGTTTCAGCAATGCCATTAAGGCCACTCTGACTACCAACTCAGCCCGGGAATTATTAATCAATGGGAACCCGAATGCAGTTGGTTTAACCACTGAAGCCGGCACCACGTTGGCAATAGTAGGCACCCAGGCCAGCGGCAGTGGCGACCTGATAATTCGGTTAGCGGCCAACGTGCCGGCTCGCCTGGCCGGTAGGTTAGAGCTCAAAGGTTCTGCCACTGCTAACAGTGCCCATCAATTGCTCTCGACTACAGTGGGTGCTATTGAATTTCTGAGTGGCAGCTACGTGCAGCCCGGCACCCGGTTTACGGGCTTCTTGTTTGGCTCTGCTACGGCCAACAAGAACAGCGTCATTTTTCGTAATGGCTCTACCTATGAGCAGGCCACGGGCTCTACTCCTTTTGGCTCCGTGACTACGTATCAGGTTACCAACTTTGAGCCCAACAGCTACTTTCTGTATACTGCTACCGGGAATACCGTAGGCCTGTCGGGGCGTACGTATGGCAAGCTGGAAATCAACACGAACCGCACCCTCACAATCAGCACGTACTCCACCAATCCGTCTATCATTCAGTCTGATCTTATTATTACGGCCGGCGTAGTGACAATCAACACCAGCAACGTGGAGCTGCGAGGTAATCTGTTGATTAATGGCGGTAGCCTGGTTTTCAACCAAGATGCGAACAACAACGCGCTGGCTCTAACGCTTAATGGCACGGCAGCCCAGCGCATTGGCGGTACTGCAGCTGGCTCGCTCACGCTGCCTTCCAACACGACGCTGGCCCTCAACAACGCGGCCGGCCTGACACTGGAAAGGCCGGTGGTAGCCAATGGCCCGGTTACTCTTTCTCAGGGTCTGCTTTCAACCAGCAGCACAAACCGCCTTACTCTAGGTCCGGTTGCCAGTATCTCTGGTTCGGCCAGCAGCTTTGTTCAGGGGCCGCTGGTACGGCAGTCGAGCACTACGGGAGCACTATTCTTCCCCATTGGTAAAGGCACTATATACCGGCCCCTGACCCTCAACGTCACGACTGCTCCAGCTGGCACTACTGCATACATAGCTGAGCAGCAAGAAGGCCGGCCCTCCGACCAGAACATGCTGGACGACTTACGGCGGGTTTCCTCCATCCGATATTACAGTCTCACTTCTAGCCCAGCGCCAGCCGCCGGCACGTTTGCTGGCAACATTGCGCTAAGCTTCGGGTCCGATGATCGGGTTGCTGATCCTAACATGGCCAGCTTTGTAATAGCGAGAAGCACCGGAGCCGGCTGGAACAATTTGGGGCACCTAACCAACTCAACCAGTGCGCTTACTTCTAATAGCCTCAATAGCTTAGGCGACTTTGCCCTGGGCAGCACCGAACCCAATCAGAACCCGTTGCCGGTATCGCTCACAAGTTTCAGTGGCAGTCACCAACCCAATGGCGTGGTGTTGCGCTGGGCAACGGCCAGTGAGAAGCAGAATGCCTATTTTGAGGTGGAGCGGCAGGTAGCCGGGCAGCCTTTCCGGGCCCTAGGCCAGGTAGCGGGCAAAGGCTCAAGTACCACGCCTGCTGAGTATAGCTATTCAGATAACGCACCCGTACCGGGCGTGGTGTACTATCGCCTCCGCCAGGTAGACGCCAATGGCACAGCCACTTATTCCAGTGTTGCTGCTGTACTTGTTCCCGAGCAGCCATTGCAGATTTCTCTCTACCCGAACCCGGCCATTCGCCAGCTCAACCTGACAGGCTCCGCTAATGACGCTCAATACCGGGTGCTTAATGAACAAGGTACTGTGCTGCTCATCGGTTGGGTTGCTGCTGGGCAGAGCATCAATGTGGAGAGCTTACGGCCCGGCTTATACCGGCTGGAAATAGTAGCGGGCCGCCGTCGTACGGTCCGGGCTTTTGTGCGCAGCCGTGAGTAACAGTCCGGTTTTGCCTGCCGGAGTAAAGGACCTGGCCTAGCATCATGATACACTAAAAAGCAACAACCCCGCCGGGTGGAACACCGGCGGGGTTGTTGCTTTTTAAGCTACGTCAGCTAATTATAGGTTCTTCAACCAAGCCTCACGCAAAGCTAGTTGCGCTGGAGTAGCCGCCGGATCTTGCGTGAAAACGTAGCGCTTCACCTCTTCCGTGCTGCCTAGCTTTACCTGCACCGTTTGCTCTTGCCCGTTACGGCTGATCACGAAGGGCACTACAGTGCCTGGCTCACGGGTTGGAATTTGTCGTAGCACGGATCCAATGTTGGTGCGGGCTCCATCAATGGCAAGCAGTTTATCTCCCTCCTTAATACCAGCGGCCTGCAATGGGCCACCTGCTTTGGTGAAGTAAACACTGGTCTCGCGGGCCTCCAGGCCTATAGGGCCTAGTGTGGCAATCTGCTTACCCGTGGGCATTGCTTTTTGGTAGCGCACTCCTATTTTGGAGTAATACTCCTGTAGCGGCAGTGGCTCCGCATTTTTCACGTAGCGCTGGAAGAAATCACCTATTTCGGGATAAGTCATCTTGGTGAAATCCTCGAAGAAGTTTTTCTCACTGATGGGCTTGTTAGGACCATAATTCTTGGCCAGTTCCAGCAACACATCGCGCAGGCCGCGCTTACCGTCGCTCAGCTCCAACAGGCGCAGATCTAGCAGGCCTGCCGTGAGGGCGCCACGCTGGTAGATGTTGCCATACTGCCGCTGGCCCTCATCACTGAACGAGTTGAGCCCGAGGCGGCTGAGACTGTACGTTGTGTCGGCGCGGGTACGGTCGTAGGTTACCTTATCATGCAGCATGCTCAGGTAATCATCTAGCGGCACCAACCCACCCCGCAGCTGCATCATGTGTGAGGCCCACTCGGTAGTGCCTTCGTAGAGCCACAAATGCTCGGAGCCCGTTGGCTGTACAAAATTAAAGTGCTCAATAATCTCAGAGTGGATATTGAGTGGCGTCATTACGTGAAAAAACTCATGCGCAGCAATATCCACCACACCTTGCGCCGTTTGGGGGGTCAGGGCCATTTCGGGTAGCACATACTCAGAGCTATAGGAGTGTTCCCAAGCACCAGCCGACTTATCGGCAAAATGGTACAGGAAGGCATAGCGCTTCACTGGCAGTTGACCTCCGAAGAACGACTGGGCGGCATTAAGCATCTTTTGCATGTAGCCTAGCAGGGGCTCGGCCTGCACTTTATCAGTGGCCGAATAGCAGTACAAGGCTACATCGGCATTGCCTAGCTTCGTGTGCGCCTCCGTGAGGCGGCCCAGAATGATGGGCGAATCTACGGCATGATCGTAGTCGTCCAGGTGATAGAAGCCCTGAGCATCGGGCACCAGTACCGACCCGGCTTTCCAATCAGTGGGGTACTGCAACTTGATTCGCAAAGGCTTATCCTGCATCCCTTGGGGGTAGCCGAACAAGGTCTGGCCATTCAGCAGGGCGTGGTCGGTTTCCAGCGAGGAGCCACACATCCGGTAAATATTATGCTCCTTAACGGGCGTATCCCAGGTTTCGGCAATGGTATATCGGATTTCGCTGGTCTTATCAGGCCGCGACAACTGCCATTGGTTGGTGGACAGCTGCTTTACCTCCAAAGGCTTGCCCTTGCTATCAAAAGCCTGAAAGTTACTCACGTAGCGCCCCATATCCATTACCTGATAGGTGCCCGGTGCCGTGGCCGCAAACTGGTAAATAGCTTGGTCTTTTTTAAGCTTTGGCAACTCCAGTTTTACCTGGAAGGCATTGCTGTTGGCCGCCGGATCCATGGTAACGGTGTAAGTCAGCTCACGTGGAGCTTTAGCAAGAGTAGGGGCGGCAGTAGCGAGCAAGGCTGCCAGCGCAGCCGAGCGGAAGAGTGATGTCATTCGGAGTAAATACTGATTTATGAGAGTGGGCTACTGACGCGCAATCTGATGGCCGGTTGCGCCCGTCTCACGAAACTATGTATTCGTTCTCACTTATGCGCGGCACTGGCCTAGCGGTGTACAGCCTATACTTTTCCGCAATTGCTTGTTAAACTTACCGTAACTCGCTTGCGCTAATGCAGTACATACAAAACACGGGCTCCTTATTGGCCACTCACCTCCTACCATACCTCACTCATGACTGAAGCAGCCCCCGACACCAACCCGACCCAATTACTGCGCTACCTGCTGCAGATTGCGGGCCTCACCGATGCCGAAAGTATTGGGCAGGTGCGCCAAGTGCTTACTGGCCTAGGCCTATTAGTAGACCGGATTGAAGCTGGCGAGGCAGAAGTTGCCGTTGCAGCCGCTGCTAACCCAGGCCCTGAAGGCATCCGGGCGGCGCTGGAATCTGCTGGCTACTCGGTGCAGAATATCACCGCCGAAAGCAGCTAACGCCTCTCTCTACTCCAAACCCAGGTATCTTATTTGTTTCTGCAGTGACGCTAGGCCTGTTCAATAGGCTACTACTATATAGGCCTAGCACCATTGCAGGTCAACTGCACACAGCTTTTGACAAAAAATAACGCCTCCCAGAAAGCCGCACTATATAAACGCAAAGCTTACCGGGAGGCGTAACTATATTCTAATTTCTTCTTCTACTGATGCAGTAGCTTGGTTATAACCCGGGAGGCGCCTTGCTGCACGGTCAGGCTATATACTCCCAGAGGTAATTGTGCCACTTCTGGCAATGTGATGGTTGAGGCACCTTTGCTTACTTCCACTGAGCGAGTAAGCACATTCCGGCCCATGGCATCAGTGCAGATAACAATGGCTTTGCCTGCTTCAGGGCTCTGAATTTGCATACTCAGCTCACCAACAAAGGGGTTTGGCCACGCTTGCATTGCTAAGGTAGCAGCACCACTAATAGCTACTGTTTTAACTGATGAGTACGAAGCTTTACCAGATAGGTCAACCTGCATCAAGCGATAGTAAACAATTGAACCCGTGTAGCTGGTTAGAGCATCCTGCCAGAAATATGTGCTGGTTTGGGTGGTTGTGCCTTTACCCTTCACTGTGGCAATACGGTTAAACATCCGTCCGTCAGTGCTGGCCTCTACCTCAAACCGGTCGTTTTGCAATTCCGAAGCAGTGTTCCAACGCAGGATAGCCTTGTTGCCCTGCCGCTCGGCAGTAAACGATACTAGCTCAACGGGCAAAGGGGCAACTTTGGTTTCTGATTCACTGGCCCCCAGGTTACCAGACACGCCCGGAGCTGGAGTTGCCGATCCGAAAAAGTCGCGGGAGCCTGGTGTCAGATTAAACTCTTTATCCAAGTTCAACCCACTACCAATAGCAGCTGAGCTAGGCTGTAGTTTATACGCATCCCAAGAGGTCAGCAGACGCCGATTACCACTTGAAGTGTTCAGGTCTCCACCCTGTCCGGCGCGCACGAAAGCAGGGTCTAAACTTACACCTACCGTGCGACTGCCCACCATTTCCTGTTGGGTAGCGGTACGCCAATCATCGAGATTACTAAATGAAGACGAGCCCCAGGTAATGTTAAGCGGCTTACCAGTGCCCCAATAGCAATTACTCTGCAACACGATACCCGTCGTAGAAACCGACTTGACTTGTGGCACGCCAGAGGTGGTCTGGAAAATATTGTTGCGTACCGTAATCCCGCTAACTCCATTGCTCATCAAATAAAAGGCTTTAGCCTCAGAGCCATCTGCCGAAGGCGTCAGGTACACAGTATTATTGTGAATTGCAGCCGTTTGAATGCCGCCATTATCTCCGGAAGACCACACCATAATGGCGCCCTGGCCAAAACGACGAGCATCATTTTCGCTGATGTTGTAGCGAACGGTAAGGTCGTGCATGGGGGGCGCTCCGTTAAACTGAGCCAGCAAATAACCCGCTCCATCGTTATCGTGAGAGTAGTTGTACTGCATTACAGAGTTAGTGCAACCACCATCTAAGTCAAAGCCACCTCCATCATGCGCAATGCCTGAGCGATTATGGTGCGACTCACACTCCTGTATAACCAGATTATTACACACCCAGCCCCAGATACCAACCGGACCACCATTGGGGTTATTATTTAGCCAGCCATTGTTGTAGGCTTCGCAGTGTTCGATTACAGCACCATCAACACTTGACAAGACGATGCCGCTGCCAGTATTGGTGGTAGTTATTTCTGAGCGCCCAGCATTGTTGTAAGCCTTGCAATCTGCTACGTACCAATTTTTATGGCAAATATTCGGATAAGAGCCATAAGAGAAAATTCCAGCCTCACCATTGTCATGGGCTAAGCAGTTTGTAATGCGCACATCATTATAGCCACTGGAAGCAAATGAGCTTCCAATCAGGATACCCATTTTAAGGTACCCACTCACATCAAGGCTATCCAGGATGAGATGCGATAAGTGCTCATCGGCTAACTCCGCAGAGAATATTACTCCCGAGTTATTTGTAGACGTACGACCGGAGCCTACAAACTTTAACCGACGTAGTTCTATTCCCCCTGCGTCTGGAGAATAGAATGCGTAGTTATTACCACTACCAATAGTAGCCATGCCTTGCCCATATGAGCTTATAATAATTGGAGCGGTATCAGTCCCCTTACTCTGAAACCACAGGGAGCCAGTGAAGGTCTCGCCAGCTTCGAACAAGATCCGGTCACCGGGCTTAAAGCTGGAATTATTCACCTGCTCTATGGTTTTCCAGGCAGATGTTACAGAAGTGCCATTATTAGCATCGTCACCCGCTGAACTTATATAGTACGTTGTAGCTAAAGCTGACGAAGCATTCGCCAGAAGAGACACAAATACAAATGATAAGAGTACAAGTTTCAAGCGCATCGTCAAAGGCTTTGGTTCGACAATGCAATACTATATAAATAGGATAAATATAAAAATATAAACGTTTTTTAAAGAACTATAACTGTTATAAGCTTGATGACATCCTTAATAGTGCAAATCCCAAAACGCTGAACAGCAAACATGTATTAGGAAAAGCATACTTTCACAAGTGGTAATTATATAAATTAAGGAAAGGACGAAATGAGCAGATAAAAATAGCATTATAATCGTTTTTAGACTTTATGTTTTCGCAGTAAAACCATATCTATAATCATACTTAATTAACAGAAAGCCTCGCTCCTCTCAGTACACCGGAGACGAGGCTGATCTTAAGAGCAACAGGGTTTGTGTGATGTAGTAGTTTAGTTGCTGGCCTATTTCACCAGAAATGGCAAGCTAGCGGTAGCAGCACTTCCTTTGCCATCGCGCACAGTGGCTGATAGCCTATAAGCTCCTATTTTCTCTGGAGTCTTGAGAATTACTTTAAGCCCTCGAGCCTTTAGTATACAGTGCTCAATAGGCACAGTCTCCCCCTCTTTTTCGAACTTAACTTCGGGAGCTACTTGCCAAGTAGCCTGCAACAAATCATTTTCAGGATCAGAAGCTACTAACTCAAATCCGTATTCTGCATTAGGCCGAAGCTGCTCGGAATAGGCCAACCGCCCGTTCCTTCTTATTTCTTGAATTTCAGGCGATAAATTAATGGGTGGGGTTCCAGTCCAGAGTTCCTGGAGGGCATCAACTGTCGCCGTCTTTTCTCCCGTGGGAGTGAATAAACTAAACCAAGTAGCAGTGTATTCAAACTTATTGCCCCAGTAGAAGGCATAACTACCCAGGCATTCCCGAGGATTGCCTAGAATGGAGCGTTTATATCTCTCACGGGTGAATTGCGCTTTTTGCGTGCTTGTTTGTTCTTTTGAAGCACCCCATACTGTTTTAGGTGACTCCCAATAGCCCCTTGCTCCAAATTCAGTTACCAGATACGGTCCTTCCCAGTCCTGCGCCTTAAGTCGTTGAGGCAGTGATATTAGGTTACCAAAAGCGTTAATGCTTATAAAATCCAGATCAGGGCACAAGCGCTTCACCCGATTTAAGTTTTCTAATGTACTAGTAAGGGTAGTAGTAACCGGATGATAAGGATCTAGCTCATGTATCATGCGAGCCACATCATTTATGGCGCGGTAAAGTTGAGGATTCGCAGACTCGTAGTTAATCTCGTTACCAACTGACCAACCCAGTAGCGCAGGGTGGTGCCGATAACGAAGAACCTGTTGGCGAAGCCTCGCTTTCTGCCTCTCAACCTCGCCATTATTATAATAGTCGAATTTTTTGGATTCATGCACCATCCATAGGCCTAGCAATACTGTTAATCCTTGACGGTTTGCCTCGTCTAATCGGTCATCAGCATAGTCGCCGGACCACAAGCGTACAGAATTGGCACCGGCAGCTTTAAGCTTGTCGTAATGCTCTAGGCCTGCTCCTCCTTTGACGAAGTAAGGTTTGCCAGCGCGTTGTAATAGATAGCCCTGCGCTGTATGCACCAAGTGCACCGGAACCACTCCGGCCGGAATTTGTGCTGGTGGATTTTCTTCTTGCTGCGGTGTACACGCCCCTACTAAAACCGTAGCACAACTGCTAATTACCCCTGCCAGCAGCCACCGTTGCAGCCCCTTTACCAAGTCACTTGTCCAAAAGATCATGCATAGAATGCGTAAAGGCCAAAATGGCCTAATACGAGTCTCGGGGGCTTTTTATCAATATAGTGTAATTATAAATTAATATTATTTAAAAAAAGAACTTTTCGCATGCCCGGTTGCTTGTACCATACATTATAGCAGGCAGAAAAGAGCTAGCATGCAAATATCTGGTCAAGAGGCAGTTGCACATTCACTGAATCGCGCAGTAGAGCAGGCACCTGGTGGTAAAGCAGTCAGATTAAGCAAAGTCGGTATTCAGCTTAAGGAAGCGGCTGGTGTATCACAGATGCGGGTGCTGGTGACTTTGGGCGTTATAAGCCTACTCTACTTCCTCGTATGGTTTGCTACAGCGGAGCCGATTGGTTACGCCCCTCTCTTTTGGTTGCTGACTTTTTCTTTAGGGTTTAAGCTTCTGCGTATGCTTCACGAGTGGTATCACTACGTGAACGTGACCGAGCCCTTACCTCCTACAGGGCACATGCCTTTGTTTACGGTGGATATCCTCACCACATCATGCCCCGGCGAGCCACATGCCATGGTGGTGCAAACGCTGGAGGCTATGCAAGCCGTTACGTATCCGCATACCAGCTACCTCTGTGATGAAGGCAATGACCCATACCTACGTGCTGTTTGTGAGCAACTAGGAGTGATACACGTCACACGTGAAGTCAAAATCAACGCGAAGGCGGGCAACATAAACCACGCCCTTAAACAGGCTACTGGTGAGCTATGCGTTGTGCTTGACCCCGACCATGTGCCTGCTCCTGATTTCCTGGATCACGTAGTTCCTTTTTTTAGCAACTCAAAAGTGGGCTACGTACAAGTAGTACAGGCTTACGGAAACCAGCAGGAAAGCCTGGTGGCTAAGGGCGCAGCCGAGCAGACGTATCATTTCTATGGCCCGCTTATGATGGGCATGAACAGTTATAACACAGCTCAAGCTATTGGCGCCAACTGTACGTTTCGCCGAGCAGCTCTAGACTCTATTGGTGGGCATGCTGCCGGCTTAACAGAAGATATGCACACAGCTATGCAGCTGCATGCGGCGGGCTGGCAATCAGTATACGTACCGCGTGTTCTGAGCCGAGGATTGGTGCCATCCACCTTAGGAGCCTTTTACTCTCAGCAGCTAAAGTGGGCCCGAGGAGCTTTTGAATTGCTTTTCGTGGTGTATCCGCGGTTGTTCCGGCAATTCTCTTGGCGGCAACGGCTACACTATGCCATCCTTCCGTTGTACTTTCTTTCGGGCCTGATTACCTTAATTGATCTGGCAGTGCCAATCTACTCGTTGGCCTTTTCTGTGTATCCCTGGCATATCTCGCTGCCTGCTTTTGTGCTACACTTAGCGCCTTTACTAGGCATTGGTTTGTTGATTCGCTATAAAGCACAGCGCTGGCTTCGTGACCCTTCTGAGAGAGGCTTGCATTTAGCGGGTGGCTTTTTGAGGGTTGGTACGTGGTGGGTATATCTGCTCGGGCTGGTATATACATTCCTACGGGTGCGGGTGCCTTATATCCCTACCCCTAAAGAGGGAAATTATGAGAACGAGCTCAGGATTTGTCTGCCCAATATTTTTGCAATAGCTGCGTGTGCTATTGCAGTTAAATTTGCCGGCTACGTTGACTGGAGCCCCTATTCGCGCTTAATGGCTTTTCTGGCTACGGTTAATGCTGCTATACTACTGGTGGCGGTGGTTATGGGCCAGCACGTTTGGGCGCGTACTATCATGACCGATCTGGAGTCGCAGTTCATGCGCAGGCTGCTTTCCCCTTTCAAGCGCCTCCTGTTGGGAATGACCCTGCGCATAGAATCAGGAGCTATTTCTCTGGCAGCTGCCAGTATAGTCATTATGGGGCTCACAGATTCCGCCTTGTATATCCAGTCGGGCTTGACGTATCCTGCCTCTTATGCTTGGCTGCAGAATGGAGATGAACCGTTGCGCGTAGGCACGCAACTCAACCATCCGTATACTACCGTACCGGTACAGTTCGCTTCTCTGCAGAACTCTAAGCTTCTGGCTTATATCTATCCAGACCACGTTACTGACGTGGCGGCTTTAACACTGGAGGATAAGTTGCCAACCTCAGCTATACTCACTTTGCAACACCAGGGTACAACTCCCCTGCTTACGTGGCAGGCTGATTCTTCGGTGGCCAACTGGCGGGCCCTAGCTCAGGCACTGCGCAAGGTGCGGCAGCCTGTTTTGCTGCGTCCTATCCTGCGGGCTACTTCACCAGTGGCCTACAGAGCAACTTGGCTCGCATTAACGAATGAGTTTAAAGCCTGTGGAGCTAACAACGTGCTGTGGGCCTGGACCCCACCCTCGCCTGCAGCTCTGCAAGCCTATTTTCCAGGGCAGGATAAAGTGAACTGGATAGCTCTGCCTTACTCATCTAACCATACTGCAAGCAATACGTCGGTTACGTATATGGCCTACCGCCACCAACTAGCCAAGAATATGGCCTTGCACACCAAGCCCGTTATGCTGTTCATGCAGGACGATGTGCCGGATCAAAAACGTGTATTACGTCAGATACAGGAGCAGTACCCTGAAGTGAAGGTCGTACTTTTTCAGGAAGAAACCCGGCGTAAGTCAGTGCCGCTGCTATCTGCCAGAAAGTCCCGCGCCTTGTTCTCGAGTGCCAATTAGGGCTTCACAGCAGGCCTCATTACCCTGTAACAACGGGCAGGTTTACCCTTTGCAAAATGCACAGTTCAGTAGTTAAGCAAAGGGAAACACCCAAGAAGCTTCTGCGTATTTATAACCAGGGTAAAAAAGGAGGTAAATACGGTAGCTTTTTCACTGATAGTTACTGAGTTTAGTTCGTAGAACTACCCAGTAAATT from Hymenobacter taeanensis encodes:
- a CDS encoding RtcB family protein: MASNKHRTAGIELIGGGLDEAPMAYKDIHQVMAHQQDLIDVLGSFTPRIVRMDAGNSGKSRYGGE
- a CDS encoding right-handed parallel beta-helix repeat-containing protein → MRLKLVLLSFVFVSLLANASSALATTYYISSAGDDANNGTSVTSAWKTIEQVNNSSFKPGDRILFEAGETFTGSLWFQSKGTDTAPIIISSYGQGMATIGSGNNYAFYSPDAGGIELRRLKFVGSGRTSTNNSGVIFSAELADEHLSHLILDSLDVSGYLKMGILIGSSFASSGYNDVRITNCLAHDNGEAGIFSYGSYPNICHKNWYVADCKAYNNAGRSEITTTNTGSGIVLSSVDGAVIEHCEAYNNGWLNNNPNGGPVGIWGWVCNNLVIQECESHHNRSGIAHDGGGFDLDGGCTNSVMQYNYSHDNDGAGYLLAQFNGAPPMHDLTVRYNISENDARRFGQGAIMVWSSGDNGGIQTAAIHNNTVYLTPSADGSEAKAFYLMSNGVSGITVRNNIFQTTSGVPQVKSVSTTGIVLQSNCYWGTGKPLNITWGSSSFSNLDDWRTATQQEMVGSRTVGVSLDPAFVRAGQGGDLNTSSGNRRLLTSWDAYKLQPSSAAIGSGLNLDKEFNLTPGSRDFFGSATPAPGVSGNLGASESETKVAPLPVELVSFTAERQGNKAILRWNTASELQNDRFEVEASTDGRMFNRIATVKGKGTTTQTSTYFWQDALTSYTGSIVYYRLMQVDLSGKASYSSVKTVAISGAATLAMQAWPNPFVGELSMQIQSPEAGKAIVICTDAMGRNVLTRSVEVSKGASTITLPEVAQLPLGVYSLTVQQGASRVITKLLHQ
- a CDS encoding PDZ domain-containing protein, with product MTSLFRSAALAALLATAAPTLAKAPRELTYTVTMDPAANSNAFQVKLELPKLKKDQAIYQFAATAPGTYQVMDMGRYVSNFQAFDSKGKPLEVKQLSTNQWQLSRPDKTSEIRYTIAETWDTPVKEHNIYRMCGSSLETDHALLNGQTLFGYPQGMQDKPLRIKLQYPTDWKAGSVLVPDAQGFYHLDDYDHAVDSPIILGRLTEAHTKLGNADVALYCYSATDKVQAEPLLGYMQKMLNAAQSFFGGQLPVKRYAFLYHFADKSAGAWEHSYSSEYVLPEMALTPQTAQGVVDIAAHEFFHVMTPLNIHSEIIEHFNFVQPTGSEHLWLYEGTTEWASHMMQLRGGLVPLDDYLSMLHDKVTYDRTRADTTYSLSRLGLNSFSDEGQRQYGNIYQRGALTAGLLDLRLLELSDGKRGLRDVLLELAKNYGPNKPISEKNFFEDFTKMTYPEIGDFFQRYVKNAEPLPLQEYYSKIGVRYQKAMPTGKQIATLGPIGLEARETSVYFTKAGGPLQAAGIKEGDKLLAIDGARTNIGSVLRQIPTREPGTVVPFVISRNGQEQTVQVKLGSTEEVKRYVFTQDPAATPAQLALREAWLKNL
- a CDS encoding T9SS type A sorting domain-containing protein, whose translation is MPFASIAQNTYLWQGTSTSWNDPLNWSPARLIPATTDVLIFDGAVTPSTTVALDYSTTQTVGQVRFSNAIKATLTTNSARELLINGNPNAVGLTTEAGTTLAIVGTQASGSGDLIIRLAANVPARLAGRLELKGSATANSAHQLLSTTVGAIEFLSGSYVQPGTRFTGFLFGSATANKNSVIFRNGSTYEQATGSTPFGSVTTYQVTNFEPNSYFLYTATGNTVGLSGRTYGKLEINTNRTLTISTYSTNPSIIQSDLIITAGVVTINTSNVELRGNLLINGGSLVFNQDANNNALALTLNGTAAQRIGGTAAGSLTLPSNTTLALNNAAGLTLERPVVANGPVTLSQGLLSTSSTNRLTLGPVASISGSASSFVQGPLVRQSSTTGALFFPIGKGTIYRPLTLNVTTAPAGTTAYIAEQQEGRPSDQNMLDDLRRVSSIRYYSLTSSPAPAAGTFAGNIALSFGSDDRVADPNMASFVIARSTGAGWNNLGHLTNSTSALTSNSLNSLGDFALGSTEPNQNPLPVSLTSFSGSHQPNGVVLRWATASEKQNAYFEVERQVAGQPFRALGQVAGKGSSTTPAEYSYSDNAPVPGVVYYRLRQVDANGTATYSSVAAVLVPEQPLQISLYPNPAIRQLNLTGSANDAQYRVLNEQGTVLLIGWVAAGQSINVESLRPGLYRLEIVAGRRRTVRAFVRSRE
- a CDS encoding ThuA domain-containing protein — encoded protein: MKAPCGRILLAILLLLSTVISGLAQKKPSFRVIAFYTAKHDQAHISYVHEANTWFPTVAKQHHFAYDTTSNWNNLNAAFLANYQVVLFLDTRPDDPAQRGAFQQYMEHGGAWMGFHFAGFALTPSGYPQNWDWYHNTFLGAGSYVGNTWRPTAAVLRVEDRRHPATQHLPSTFTSAPNEWYKWSNDLRANPAIDILLAIDPKSFPLGTGPKPHEIWHSGYYPVAWTNKNFRMIYVNMGHNDIDYEHGTNKELSFTFQNKLQNQFIVNGLLWLGSRKKHSSARD